One Azoarcus sp. DN11 DNA segment encodes these proteins:
- the dnaA gene encoding chromosomal replication initiator protein DnaA, which yields MNRDFWSFCLSRLESELPPQQFNTWIKTLRAETGAGDEPSLRVLAPNRFVMQWVRERYLKRIAELGEEFHGGPMALELVMSEAGNTRAVARPVVAAAPAAPAAAEGSEAVAANAAPAIITRPEPDIAPASNSADLAYEKTRLNPDFTFDTLVTGRANDLARAAAMQVAQNPGTSYNPLFVYGGVGLGKTHLVHAIGNAVYRRNPRAVIRYVHVEDYYADVVRAYQQKSFDAFKRYYRSLDLLLIDDIQFFNNKNRTQEEFFHAFNALTEARKQIVITCDTYPKDIQGLEDRLISRFDWGLTVQIEPPELEMRVAILQKKAEALRVELTDDVAFLIAKNLRSNVRELEGALNKVVAFARFHGRGISLEVAKEALKDLLNAHNRQLTIEHIQKTVADYYKIKVADMHSKKRTRVIARPRQVAMWLAKDLTPMSLPAIGEAFGGRDHTTVLHACRTIADLRLADQQLNHDVHVLTQVLRG from the coding sequence GTGAATCGAGATTTCTGGTCCTTCTGCCTGTCGCGCCTTGAAAGCGAACTGCCGCCCCAGCAGTTCAACACCTGGATCAAGACGCTGCGCGCGGAGACCGGCGCGGGCGACGAACCGTCGCTGCGGGTGCTCGCCCCCAACCGCTTCGTCATGCAGTGGGTGCGCGAACGCTATCTCAAGCGCATCGCCGAGCTGGGCGAGGAGTTCCACGGCGGACCGATGGCGCTCGAACTCGTGATGTCCGAGGCGGGCAACACGCGCGCCGTCGCGCGCCCGGTCGTCGCCGCAGCCCCTGCTGCGCCGGCCGCCGCGGAAGGCTCCGAAGCCGTTGCGGCGAACGCCGCCCCCGCCATCATCACGCGCCCGGAACCGGACATCGCCCCGGCCTCGAATTCGGCCGACCTCGCCTACGAGAAGACGCGCCTCAACCCGGACTTCACCTTCGACACCCTGGTCACCGGCCGCGCCAACGACCTCGCCCGCGCCGCCGCGATGCAGGTCGCGCAGAACCCGGGCACGTCCTACAACCCGCTGTTCGTGTACGGCGGCGTCGGCCTCGGCAAGACCCACCTCGTGCACGCCATCGGCAACGCCGTCTACCGCCGCAACCCGCGCGCGGTGATCCGCTACGTGCACGTCGAGGACTACTACGCCGACGTCGTGCGCGCCTACCAGCAGAAGAGCTTCGACGCCTTCAAGCGCTACTACCGCTCGCTCGACCTGCTGCTGATCGACGACATCCAGTTCTTCAACAACAAGAACCGCACGCAGGAAGAGTTCTTCCACGCCTTCAACGCGCTCACCGAGGCGAGGAAGCAGATCGTCATCACCTGCGACACCTACCCGAAGGACATCCAGGGCCTCGAAGACCGCCTGATCTCGCGCTTCGACTGGGGCCTCACCGTGCAGATCGAGCCGCCCGAGCTCGAGATGCGCGTCGCGATCCTGCAGAAGAAGGCCGAGGCGCTGCGGGTCGAGCTCACCGACGACGTCGCCTTCCTGATCGCGAAGAACCTGCGCTCGAACGTGCGCGAGCTCGAAGGCGCGTTGAACAAGGTCGTCGCCTTCGCACGCTTCCACGGCCGCGGCATCTCGCTCGAAGTCGCGAAGGAAGCGCTGAAGGACCTCCTCAACGCGCACAACCGCCAGCTCACGATCGAGCACATCCAGAAGACGGTCGCCGACTACTACAAGATCAAGGTCGCCGACATGCACTCGAAGAAGCGCACGCGCGTCATCGCGCGCCCGCGCCAGGTCGCGATGTGGCTGGCGAAGGACCTCACGCCGATGTCGCTGCCGGCGATCGGCGAGGCTTTCGGCGGACGCGACCACACCACCGTGCTGCACGCCTGCCGCACCATCGCCGACCTGCGCCTCGCCGACCAGCAGCTCAACCACGACGTGCACGTGCTCACGCAGGTGCTGCGCGGATGA
- the dnaN gene encoding DNA polymerase III subunit beta, protein MLLLTTTRDALLAPLQSVAGIVEKRHTLPILSNVLIEKRGDQLTLLATDIEIQIRTTTGGHIGGEDANITVAAKKLQDILRALPNEGEVVLTLDDKRLTVKAGRSRFALQTLPAADYPRMNLPDGDATRFTVSQKSFKRQLAQVAYAMAQQDIRYYLNGLLLIVAGGELRMVATDGHRLAFASNPVEGDLPRSEVILPRKTVMELARQLADSEDPLEVILAGNQVVFRFGPIELVSKLIDGKFPDYERVIPQNHPKMLTFERAPLLATLSRVAILTNDKFRGVRLVLGDGLLKIASTNAEQEEAQEELEVDYHGDPLDIGFNVTYLLDVLTNIHEDQVEWRFNDGNSSALVTLPGNDRFKYVVMPMRI, encoded by the coding sequence ATGCTTCTGCTCACCACCACCCGCGATGCGCTCCTCGCCCCGCTGCAGTCGGTTGCCGGCATCGTCGAAAAGCGCCATACGCTGCCGATCCTGTCGAATGTGCTGATCGAGAAGCGCGGTGACCAGCTCACGCTGCTCGCGACCGACATCGAAATCCAGATCCGCACGACCACGGGCGGCCACATCGGCGGCGAGGACGCCAACATCACCGTCGCAGCGAAGAAGCTGCAGGACATCCTGCGCGCGCTGCCCAACGAGGGCGAAGTGGTGCTCACGCTCGACGACAAGCGCCTCACCGTGAAGGCCGGCCGCAGCCGCTTCGCGCTGCAGACCCTGCCCGCCGCCGACTATCCGCGCATGAACCTGCCCGACGGCGACGCGACGCGCTTCACCGTGAGCCAGAAGAGTTTCAAGCGCCAGCTCGCGCAGGTCGCCTACGCGATGGCGCAGCAGGACATCCGCTACTACCTCAACGGCCTGCTGCTGATCGTCGCCGGCGGCGAGCTGCGCATGGTCGCCACCGACGGCCACCGCCTCGCCTTTGCGTCGAACCCGGTCGAGGGCGATCTGCCGCGCAGCGAAGTGATCCTGCCGCGCAAGACGGTCATGGAACTCGCACGCCAGCTCGCGGACAGCGAAGACCCGCTGGAAGTGATCCTCGCCGGCAACCAGGTCGTGTTCCGCTTCGGCCCGATCGAGCTCGTCTCCAAGCTCATCGACGGCAAGTTCCCCGACTACGAGCGCGTGATCCCGCAGAATCACCCGAAGATGCTGACCTTCGAGCGCGCGCCGCTGCTCGCGACCCTGTCGCGCGTCGCGATCCTGACCAACGACAAGTTCCGCGGCGTGCGCCTCGTGCTCGGCGACGGCCTGCTCAAGATCGCCAGCACCAACGCCGAGCAGGAAGAAGCCCAGGAAGAGCTCGAAGTCGACTACCACGGCGATCCGCTCGACATCGGCTTCAACGTCACCTATCTGCTCGACGTGCTCACCAACATCCACGAAGACCAGGTCGAATGGCGCTTCAACGACGGCAACTCCAGCGCGCTGGTGACCCTGCCCGGCAACGACCGCTTCAAGTACGTCGTCATGCCGATGAGAATCTGA